The genomic interval AAGAATACATACCATAGTAAAGAGTAAAAATTAACACACCTGTATTAACAAACCTGTGTCTTTTTGCTTTGTGGTGTGTCTGACAAAGGGAAATTACATCAgtgaatgaagaaaacagaacgTTTAAGACTGTCATCACAGATTTACAGATAGAGTGAAAGCGCAACTGCAAAGAGTCCTGTATAGCCACTAATACACTAGAATATAGTGAGCTAGTGACATTTGGATTTACAAGTAACACCAGTAAATTAACTTGTCAGCTATATTGTAAAAGCGGTCTTGTATCACTCTCCCTCTAtgttcatgatttttttaacGTTCTAATTCTCTGCTAACAAGACTACCAATACTGAAACTAAACATCTAAGTACTGGCCTAATTCATTTTCACCTCCAACTTTATAAAGTGCTGATTCTAATCTTGTGTAAAAGtatatttcaaaaatgaaagcttACTTACTGAACCACTAGATTTGACAGAATCTGTCTGACTGCCTACACGTGTAAATACAAATTACagtttaaataatataaataatatttaagtaaattttatatttatatttttatatatatataatagtAAAAAAAGGAGGTCCAAAAGCAGGTGTACAATTTACCACTTCTTTTACCCTTCCACCTTCTCACAGGCTGCAGGTACTTCTCACCTGCCTGCTGACATTCCCGTCAGGCATTCAGAAGACGGGGTTTAAGAAACAGGCAGCCCTCAAGGAAAACACCCCTGCCGCACAGACACGCCACCTCAAATCACACCGACCACAGCACCTTCCCTTCCAGGTACAAAGTTACTTACTCAAAAACCTCCAAGGGCACGCTGATATCGTGAAGCTGCTGCCGGCATTTGTCGATGTCCTGCAAGCCCGTCACCATGAAATTCCTGTAAGGAGAAAGCGGGTCGGGTTTAGCCAGAGGGGCGCGCGGCGCTCACCCTCACCCTCACCCGGCTGCGAGGCCGCTGACACGACGCCCAGCGAGGGAGACCCTGGCGACCCCCCCTGCCGCGACCCCCACGCTCCGCTAGCGCGGCAGGGTGCCCGGCCCGCCGGCAGGGCCTCCGACACCCTGAGGCAccgggctgggggcggcggCAAGAGCCCCGCGGCCTGGCCTGGCCACGGAGaggggcggcggagcggcgggcCCCTCACAGTTTCTGGTTGAGACCCgtctggctgctgggctggaagtcGCTGACGATAATGCCAAGCTGCCGGATGTTCTCCACGAACTTCTCCAGATGCTCCTCCAGAGAGTCGAACTTCTCCGCCACCGCcatcgccgccgccgccgccgccgccgccgcgcttCCGGCCGCTCGCGCACGCGCGGGAGGAGGGAGGCGGGGCAGCTGGTGCggcgccccgccggccccagGCCGCGCCCCCACGCCCGGAAGCCACGCCCCCGCCCGCGAGCCACGCCCTCCgcgccccctcccgccgccgcaACTCGGTGGGCGGCTGCCCCGGCGCGCGGCTGAGTGCGCGCGCTGCGCCCCCGCCCGCAGCTCGGCAGCCGTTTGGCGTTGCTGGTGGTTCGGCTCCGTGCCGCGCCTCGCTgcgcggggtgggggggctgggccgggccgccgGGGAATGAATTCGAGACACAAATGAGATCTATAAACCCTAAGCTGCGCAAGTCATTATTTGCTTTGGGCGTCCCGGGGTCATCAAACACGTGATCgtaaataatgagaaatatgTTTTACCCTGAAGGTAATCAATACTCAATTATAATTAGCACCTTTTATAAATGCCAGATAATTGGAGTTTGACAATAGGGATCATTCAGTAGCCCTTGgcactgctttcctttcctttgttaCCATATAACATCTCCAGGAATTTTTCAGTAGATCCCAGTAGAGCAGGAAGCACACAATGTGATTAATAGCATCTTCGAAAAAAATTGCCAGCACCCCCTCGAAACGGTGGGTCCTGAAAACTCCCTAATCGCTCTGGCCTGCCAGAGGTGGGCTGCTGCATCCAGGTCCTGAAGCGCCTCTCTGCTTGACTTATGGTTCCAGTCTTTCTTGCTAGTCCACTCCTGTAGAACTGCTGTAATTGACTCTCATTGGGGCTTTTGGTCAATTACCCTTTTCTCAGTCCTCAACAAACAGTAGCACATTGCTTGTATTTTTAGACCACCATCTGGAATTTCTCCGCTTTTGAGCTGTTCC from Falco biarmicus isolate bFalBia1 chromosome 3, bFalBia1.pri, whole genome shotgun sequence carries:
- the MED10 gene encoding mediator of RNA polymerase II transcription subunit 10: MVWDLSKFCCLGYSDAFFTESLNEKEAIGALDTTTQKKIATKSDRKSHLCLEFIPRRPGPAPPPRAARRGTEPNHQQRQTAAELRAGAQRAHSAARRGSRPPSCGGGRGRGGRGSRAGAWLPGVGARPGAGGAPHQLPRLPPPARARAAGSAAAAAAAAAMAVAEKFDSLEEHLEKFVENIRQLGIIVSDFQPSSQTGLNQKLNFMVTGLQDIDKCRQQLHDISVPLEVFEYIDQGRNPQLYTKECLERALAKNEQVKGKIDTMKKFKSLLIQELTKVFPEDMAKYKAIRGEDPPP